A single window of Anomaloglossus baeobatrachus isolate aAnoBae1 chromosome 9, aAnoBae1.hap1, whole genome shotgun sequence DNA harbors:
- the GPR101 gene encoding putative G-protein coupled receptor 101 encodes MQRLGDRRATGNQSQFPADQGPLSMPDTVLRIALIISLLCLSLFGNIMLLVVFHRKPQLLQVANRFIFNLLVADLLQTVLVMPCIIVTSLPDIWPLEHGLCGAVVVLMHLFAFAGVNTITVVSVDKYLAIIHPLSYPTKMTPKRGSLLIFFTWILSVLQSTPPLYGWGKVEFDLQSHYCKVLWASSYSYTTLSALFSFILPVSIMLACYGMVFRAARRQNALVHPVQANGCDRSDGTRSSALSALDKTSHHRPLYHCKAAKVIFAILSSYIISMGPYSVLSIVSSCAGTIVPKWVTSIVLVLFFLQCCIHPYIYGYMHKSLKKEFLLLLHGFFCKQVHPQNAIVDSYIILTDGRIFQSHFSTGPTVKFLEEETTISVITGKSLNNLKIKDNRKESSSANISPEKQSIQQKTDPDLPQLISC; translated from the coding sequence ATGCAGAGGCTAGGTGACCGCAGGGCCACTGGGAACCAGAGTCAATTCCCTGCAGATCAAGGACCACTGTCAATGCCTGACACAGTCCTCAGGATAGCACTCATCATATCACTGCTTTGCCTATCTTTGTTTGGAAACATAATGCTTTTAGTGGTTTTCCATCGAAAGCCTCAGTTACTGCAAGTGGCCAATCGCTTCATCTTCAACCTCTTGGTTGCCGATCTACTGCAGACTGTCCTGGTGATGCCTTGTATCATTGTTACCTCCCTCCCAGATATTTGGCCTTTGGAACATGGACTCTGTGGTGCAGTCGTGGTGCTTATGCATCTCTTTGCATTTGCTGGAGTTAACACCATCACAGTGGTTTCCGTAGATAAATACTTGGCCATTATTCATCCATTATCTTACCCTACCAAGATGACCCCAAAGAGAGGAAGTCTTCTTATCTTCTTCACGTGGATCCTCAGCGTCCTCCAGAGCACCCCTCCTCTTTACGGCTGGGGCAAAGTTGAATTTGATCTCCAAAGTCACTACTGCAAAGTACTATGGGCTTCAAGTTATTCGTACACCACGCTCAGCGCCTTATTTTCTTTCATCTTGCCAGTGAGCATTATGTTGGCGTGCTATGGGATGGTGTTCAGAGCAGCCAGGAGGCAAAATGCCTTAGTTCACCCGGTTCAGGCAAATGGATGTGACAGGTCAGATGGGACAAGATCATCTGCATTAAGCGCACTTGACAAAACAAGTCATCACAGACCACTCTACCACTGCAAAGCAGCCAAGGTTATCTTTGCTATATTATCATCCTATATAATCAGTATGGGTCCTTATAGTGTCCTGAGCATTGTGTCCTCCTGTGCCGGTACAATCGTTCCTAAATGGGTAACATCTATAGTCCTTGTCCTCTTTTTCCTACAGTGTTGTATACATCCTTATATCTATGGATATATGCATAAAAGCTTGAAAAAAGAATTCCTTTTGCTGTTGCATGGATTTTTTTGTAAGCAGGTGCACCCTCAAAATGCCATAGTGGATAGTTACATCATACTGACGGATGGCAGAATCTTTCAGTCTCACTTCTCCACTGGACCGACGGTAAAATTCCTTGAGGAAGAAACTACTATATCCGTAATCACCGGGAAGAGTTTAAATAATCTTAAGATAAAAGACAATAGAAAAGAAAGCAGTTCTGCCAATATTTCTCCCGAGAAGCAATCCATTCAGCAGAAGACAGATCCCGACTTACCACAACTCATTAGCTGCTAA